The segment TTTTCATTGGCGGCGGAGTCTAGCATCGAATCCCAGCCCCGGCAACGGCGGCGGAGGCGCTCCTCCAGCGGTTTGACCCTGCCGGATGAGGCCCCCTATAATGCCCCGCTTCTTCCCTCCCGCGGAGCTCGACGCTTGGAGTCCGGTCCGTTGCGCAAGGGTCTCGCGATCGCGCTCTTCGCGGGCGCGCTGCTCTGTAACGCCTGCCGGCCGGGCGCGTCCTTCACTCCGCCCGACGATCCGATGGTGGGAAAGCCCGCCCCGGCCTTCAGCTTCCACAGCGTCCACAAGCGCACCTTTCCTTCGACCAATTTTCTCGGAAAGACGACCGTCATGATCTTCATCCGGCCCGGGCAGCCGGAGGCCCCCACGCTCCTGCGCGAGATGGAGAAACTCCACAAGGACCCCGCCCTGACGGTCGTCGAGTTCGTTGCCCTGTCCCCCGAGGAGGATCCGCTGACGGAGCCCTACTGGATCGGGCTGGAGAACAGCCTTCCCATCGCGCTGGATTTCAGCGGCGCCGCCGCGAAGTACGGTGCCGGCAGCCTTCCCATGGTCGCGGTGAGCGACTACAAGGGGATGCTGCGCCTGCGGCTCGACGGCTATATGGGAAAGGAGTTCTGGCCGCGGTTCATGGCCACGCGCAAGCTGATCGAGAAGGTGGAGCGGGAGCGCGTCGAGCCGACCGCCGCGCGCTGAGGTCCTGCCTCGCCTGGGTGATCACTCCGCCTCCTCCTCCCCGCCGGGCGCCGGTACCACTTCCCGGCTTCCTTCCGCCATCGCGCGCCGCCTGAGGACCACCGCCCGCAGCAACATCCCGGCGATGACGAGCAGGAGCAGCAGGACCACGAGCTGCCAGAAGTGACGAATTCCGGCGAGCAGCGATTCGAGCCGCGGTCCCACCAGGTAGCCCACGAGGACATACAGGGGGACATTGATCGCCGCTCCCGCGAGGTCCCAGAGGAGAAACCGGCGGCGCGGCATCTGCAGGACGCCGGCCGTCAGGAAAACCGGCCCTCTCAGGCCCGCCGCGAAGCGGGCGAAGAAGATCATCTTGGGTCCGTGCCGCAGGAAACGATTGCGGACTCTCTCGTAGCGCTCCGCGGGGAGCGCGAGCGCAAGCCAGCGGTGCGCCAGGACCTTCGGGCCGAACGCCTTCCCCAGGGAATAGACGAACTGATCGCCGGTGATCACCCCGGCGATCCCCACCAGCACGGTAGGCACCCAGGACATCAGACCTTTGCTGATCAGGTACCCGGAGGTTGCCAGCGTCAGATCTTCGGGCAGCGGCACGCCCACCCCGGACAGCAGGAGCAGCCCGTACAACCCCGGGTAGCAGAGGTTCGGCCCGAAACTCTCCAGAGTCTCGAGCAGGGAGGTCGAGGCAAGGACGGGGTGCAGCATGCGGACTCTCACCTTGTAAACCGGCGGGCAATCTACAGGCTTCGCGGACGACGTTCAACTGCCCCGCCGACGGCCTTCCTTGACGCCGTGGGGACCTTCCGTTAGGGTTTCTTGATTCGTTTCGGCCTCCAGCGACGAGGGATCATGCCCTTCAGCTCCTTCCGACGCCGGCTCCTCGCAGGCCTCCTGGCGATGGCGGTCACCGCCGTCGGGATTGCGTCACAGATCCACCTGCACTGGCAGGGGGTCGATCCCGCGGTGCGTATCGGGTCGCAATGTGGCCATCCCGAGCCTTTGTCCGATCACGCCTGTCTCGGCTGCAAGGTTTCCCACCGCACGTTGTCGCCGCCGCTCGAGATCGCCTGCGCCTGCGAGCCGCCGGTCCGCGGTCCCCGCATCCAGGCCCTGGCGACGGGCATCGTGCCGGTTCCTTACCATTCCCTTTCATCTCCCAGAGCTCCCCCTTCCCTGTTCACGTCCTGATGTCCCGGGCCGCGCGAGAGGAAATCCGCCGTCGCGGTGGATCGCACGCGTAAGCACGTCGAGCCCGGGATCTTCATCGGCAAGTGGACGCGGAAAGCTGTTGGTCCAATTTCCTGGGGGTGAGCATGGTCCCTGCCCTGATGCCCGAAAGAG is part of the Candidatus Polarisedimenticolia bacterium genome and harbors:
- a CDS encoding DedA family protein; translated protein: MLHPVLASTSLLETLESFGPNLCYPGLYGLLLLSGVGVPLPEDLTLATSGYLISKGLMSWVPTVLVGIAGVITGDQFVYSLGKAFGPKVLAHRWLALALPAERYERVRNRFLRHGPKMIFFARFAAGLRGPVFLTAGVLQMPRRRFLLWDLAGAAINVPLYVLVGYLVGPRLESLLAGIRHFWQLVVLLLLLVIAGMLLRAVVLRRRAMAEGSREVVPAPGGEEEAE